The Enhydrobacter sp. sequence TCTTGATGTATTCGAGCGTGGCGGCGTTGATCGCGTCCATGCAGCCCGTCGCCTCGGCGCAGAGCGCCACGATGGCGCGATCCACCGCTTCCTCGACGACGGGGAAGGCGCCGTCGACCTTGCCAAGCACCGCGTCGGCGCCGACCGAGACCTTGTCGAAGGTGAGCTCCGAGGCGCGCAGCGCGTCCTGGGTGGGATAGTCGCGGCGGCTCAGCCCCTTGGCCTTGCCGTCGACCACGAACAGCGTGAGCCCCTTCTCCTCGCGTGGCGAGCCGGCGGTGCGCGCGAGCACGATGATCTCGTCGGCCGACGCGGCGTTGTAAACCACGCCCTTGTGGCCCGAGAGCGACCAGCCTTTGCCTTCCTTGGTCGCCTTGAGCGAGACGTCGGCGAGATTGTAGCGGCTCTGTCGCTCGAGCCAGGCAAAGGCGAACTGCTTCTTGCCCTCGATCATGGGCGCCAGCAGCGCCTCCTTCTGCGCCTTGCTGCCGGCCGCGGCGATCAGGCCGCCGCCCAGCACCACCGTCGGCAGGAAGGGCTCTAGCACCAGGCCTTTGCCGAACTGCTCCATGACGATCATGGTCTCGATCGGCCCGCCGCCGTAGCCGCCGTCCTCCTCCTTGAACGACATGCCGAGCCAGCCGAGCTCGGCCATCTGCGCCCAGTTCTCCGGCAGCCAGCCGCGCTCGGCCGCGGCGATCTTGCGGCGGTTCTCGAACGTATACTTGTCGCGAACGAAGCGCTCGGCGGCGTCCTGGAGCTGCTTCTGCTCGTCGGAAAGGGACAGGTCCATCTAAAACTCCTCGCCTCTGATCTATCGTGTGTCACCCCGAGCGAAGCGAGGGATCCTTCGCGTCGCCGATCAAAGATCCCTCGCTGCGCTCGGGATGACACGGTTTCTACAACCCCAACACCATCTTGGACACGATGTTCTTCTGGATCTCGTTGCTGCCGCCATAGATGCTGGTCTTGCGCATGTTGAAATAACGCGGCGCGGCCGGCGGCGCATGATCGGGGCCGACCGGCGTCTCGTTGGTGTTCTGGAACAGCATGCCGGGCTGATAGGGCTGGGCATATTCGCCCACCGCCTCCATGGCGAGCTCGGCGATGCGCTGCTGGATCTCCGATCCCCTGATCTTCAGCGTCGAGACCTCGGGCCCCGGCGCCCCGCCCAGCGCCATGGTCGAGAGCGCCCGCAGCTCGCTCATCTCCAGGGCCTGCACCTGCAGGTCGATGTCGGCGATCTTGGCCGCGAAAGCCGGGTCGTCGGCCAGCGTGCGACCGTCCTGCGGCTCGGCGCGGGCGATGTCGCGCAGCGAGCGCACGCCGCGCTTGGAGGCCGGCACCTCGGCGATGCCCAGCCGCTCGTTGGCCAGCAGGAACTTGGCGCAGGTCCAGCCCTCGCCTTCCTTGCCGATCCGGTTGGCGACCGGAACCTTCACATTGTCGAAGAACACGTCGTTCACGTGGTGCGCGCCGTCCAGCATGACGATGGGCCGCACCGTAACGCCCGGCGTCTTCATGTCGATCAGCAGGAAGGAGATGCCCTCCTGCGGCTTGGCGTCGGGATCGGTGCGCACGAGGCAGAAGATCCAGTCGGCCCAATGGGCGAACGATGTCCAGGTCTTCTGGCCGTTCACGATGTAATGATCACCTTCCCGCACCGCGCGCGTGCGCAGGTTGGCGAGATCGGAGCCGGCCCCGGGCTCGGAATAGCCCTGGCACCATTGCACCTCCGACGTGCGGATGCCGGGCAGGAAGCGTTCCTTCTGCTCGTCGCTGCCGAAGGTATAGATGACCGGCCCGACCATCTTCACGCCGAACGGGATGATGCGCGGCGCGCCCTCTTCCGCCAGCACGTTCTCGAACAGGAAGCGGCGGGTCACATCCCAACCCGGACCGCCGTACTTCTTCGGCCAGGTGTAGGCGAGCCAGCCCTGCCGGCCGAGCGCCTGCTGCCACTCGACGTGATCGGCACGATCGTAGTGCTTGCCCGAGAAGGTCTTGGCCCTGGTCGCGGGCGAGAGATGCCTCTCCGCGAAAGCGCGCACCTCGTCGGCGAAGGCCTTGTGCTCCGGGTTCAGCGTGAGGTCCATAGAATATCGGCCATCAAATGAGAAAATGAGAAGAGGAGAAAGATGTCATCCCGAGCGCGGCGAGGGATCTTCGATCGGCCGCGCGAAGGATCCCTTCGCGTCGCTCGGGATGACACGGTATGCCAGTCACAATCCCAGCACCATCTTGCTGATGATGCCCTTCTGGATCTCATTGCTGCCACCGTAGATCGTGGTCTTGCGGTTGTTGAAGTAGCGCGGCGCAGCGAGATGGGCGTATTCCGGCCCGACCGGCGCCTCGTTGGCGCCGTGCCACAAGAGCTCCGGCAGATAGGGCGCGGCATACTCGCCGACCGCCTCCATCGTGAGCTCGGTGATGCGCTGCTGGATCTCCGAGCCCCTGATCTTGAGGCCGGAGACTTCAGGTCCCGGCTGCCCGCCCTGCGCCATCTGCGACAGCACGCGCAGCTCGGTGAATTCGAGCGCCGTCACCTGGATCTCGAGGTCGGCGATCTTCTCGGCAAAGCCCTGGTTCTCGATCAAGGGCTTGCCATTCTCCCGCTCGGCGCGCGCGATGTCCTTCAGCGCCTCGACGCCGCGCTTGGACTGCGGCACGGCGGCGATGCCCAGCCGCTCGTTGGCGAGCAGGAACTTGGCGCAGGTCCAGCCCTCGTTCTCCTTGCCGACGAGGTTGGCGACGGGGACCTTCACGTTGTCGAAGAAGACCTCGTTCACCTCGTGCCCGCCGTCCATCATGATGATAGGCTTCACGGTGATGCCGGGCGTCTTCATGTCGATCAGCAGGAAGGAGATGCCCTCCTGCGGCTTGGCCCTGGGGTCGGTGCGGACCAGGCAGAAGATCCAGTCGGCCCAATGGCCCATCGTGTTCCAGGTCTTCGAGCCGTTCACGATATAGTGGTCGCCCTGCTTCTCGGCCTTGGTCCGCAGGCTCGCGAGATCGGACCCCGAGCCCGGCTCGGAATAGCCCTGGCACCACCAGACGGTGCTCTCGCGGATCGCCGGCAGGAACTTCGCCTTCTGCTCGTCGGTGCCGAAGGTGTAGATCACCGGCCCGACCATCTTGGTGCCGAACGGAATGATGCCCGGCGCGTATTCCTCGGCGCAGACATTCTCGAAGATGTAGCGCTCGGCCGGCGTGAAGCCCGGGCCGCCGTGCTTCCTGGGCCACGTGTAGACCAGCCAGCCCTTCTTCCCCAGCGCCTGCTGCCAACGCATGTAGTCGTCGCGGTCGAGATGCTTGCCGTTCTTCACCTTGTCGCGGACATCGGCCGGCAGGTTCGCCTTCACGAAGGCCCGCACCTCGTCGGCGAATTTCTGCTCTTCTGCGGTGAAAGCGAGATCCATATGCCCCTCCATGGGCGCCGGCGTCGTTTGCGCGGAGTTTAGCGACCGACCTGCTATGGACAAGCGCCGCTATACCGGCTGGCGGCTGACGGCGCCGCGACGCGGAACAGGTTTCCGTATACAATCTCTACGGAAAGACGTCATGTTCGGGCGGCGCGGCCGGCCACGACCCGTCGAAAGGTCGCACAATCCGGGATCGGCATGAACAATCCATTGACGTCAGTCCGCCTGCCCCTCCTGCCCGTCACCGTCGTGGTCTTCATCGCCTTCCTCACGATGGGCCTCGCCATGCCGATCCTGCCGCTGCATGTCCACCATACGCTGGGTATGGGAGAGACGATGGTGGGCGTCGTGGCCGGTGCGCAATTCGCGGCAGCCCTGCTGTCGCGCATCCAGGCCGGCCTCCTGTCCGATACGCGCGGTGCCAAGAGATCGACGCAAGTGGGCCTGCTGGCCGCCGCGCTGACCGGCATCGTCTACTACGCCTCGCTCCTGCTGCTGCAGGCGCCGGTCGCCTCGGTGGTGGTGCTGATCGTCGGACGGCTGCTGATCGGCTGCGCCGAAAGCTTCATCGTCACCGGCACCTTGACCTGGGGTGTCGCCCTGGTCGGGCCGCAGAACGCCGGCAAGGTCATTGCCTGGGTGGGCATCGCCATGTACGCCGCCTACGCGGTCGGCGCGCCGATCGGAGTCTACATCTATGGCCACTACGGCTTCTGGGGCATCGCCGGCGCCACCGTGCTGGTGCCCCTGGTCGCGTTCGCCTGCGCCCTCCCCCTGGCCCCGGTCGCGCCGCCGACGGCGCGCCGCGCGCCTTTCTACAAAGTGATCGGCGCCGTGTGGCTGCCGGGCCTGGGGCTCGCCTTCTGCAGCGTGGGCCTCGGCGCCATCACCGCCTTCATTGCCCTCCTCTACTCGAACAAGGGATGGGGCGGCACGTCGCTCATCTTCACGATCTTCGGCATCGCCTTCATCGGTGCGCGCATCTTCTTCAGCCATCTGCCCGACAAGATCGGCGGCGCCAGGGTGGCGCTGGTCTGCGTGCTGATCGAGGCGGCCGGCCAGTTCCTGATCTGGCAGGCGCCGGCGCCAACCATCGCCTATGTCGGCGCCGCGCTGACCGGCTTCGGCTATTCGCTCGCCTTCCCGGGCTTCGGCGTCGAGGCCGTCCGCGTGGCACCGCCACAGAGCCGCGGCATGGCGATGGGCGCCTACGTCGCCTTCCTCGACATCTCGCTCGGGCTGGCCGGCCCTCTGCTCGGGATTGTCGGCCATCGCTTCAGCATCGCCGCGATCTATCTTGCAAGCGGTGTGGTCGTCTTCAGCGCCGCCCCCGTCGCGGCAGCGCTCCTCACGGCACGATCAGCGCCTTCTCCGACCTGAGCTTGTCGATCTCGGCGTCGCTCAGGCCGGCCTCGCGCAGCACCTCGACGCCATCGCCTCCCAGCCGCGGCGCGTGGTGGCGGTACTCGACCTTGGTCTTCTCGAAATCGAGCGGGCTCGCGAAGGTCTTGATCGGACCCTCGCTGGGATGTTCGCGCTCGGTGAAGAAGCCGGTGGCGTTCAGATGCGGGTCCTCGAGCAACTGCTCCATCGAATGCACCGGCATCGCGGGGATGTCCGCCTTGTCGAACATCTCGAGCCACTCCACGGTCGAGCGATGCTCCAGCAGCGATGCCAGCACCTGGTAGAGTTCGCTGAAGTGCCTGGCCCGCTCGTTGCGGTCGATGAACCGCTTCTCCTTGGCGAGATCGGGCCGGCCGGCGAGCTCGAAGAAGGTGATCCAGTGCTGGTCGGTGTAGGGCAGCGCGCAGATGTAGCCATCCCTGGTCGGGAAAGGATGGCGATACTTGTTGATGATGCGATCGTAGCCCATGTCGCCGCGCGGCGGCGTCCAGGTGGCGCCGAACAGATGCTCGGTGAGCCAGAAGGAGGCCAGCGTCTCCAGCATCGGCACCTCGATCATCTGCCCCTCGCCGGTGCATTTGCGATGGTAGAGCGCGCCCAGCACCGCGATGCAGAGATGGAGGCCGGTCGTCTTGTCGGCCACCAGGCTCGGCATGAACTTGGGCGGCAGGCCATCGACGCGGCTCTGCAGCGAGGCCGCGCCGCTCACGCCCTGCACCAGATCGTCGAAGGCGGGCTTGTGGCCATAGGGCCCGCGGCGGGCATAGCCCAGCGAATAGGCGTAGACGATCGAGGGGTTGATCTTCTTGAGGTCCTCGTAGCCCAGTCCCAGCCGTTCCACGGCGGCGGGCCGGCTGTTGTGGATGAAGAGATCGGCTGTCCGGATCATGCCCTTCAGGACCTCGACCGCGGCGGGCTTCTTGAGATCGAGGCAGATCGAGCGCTTGTTGCGGTTGGCCGCCATGTAGATCGGGCCCATGTTCTTGTCGCGGCTCATCGCGGCGCCCGAGGCGCGCAGCAGATCGCCCTCCGGCGGCTCGACCTTGATCACGTCGGCGCCCATGTCGGCGAGATGCTGGGTAGCGAACGGCCCCAGCAGCACCGCCGTCAAGTCGATCACCTTCACGCCCGCAAGCGGTCCCGGCATGTCGTTTCCTCTGCTCGATTCTCGATCGTTAACGGGATCGTAACCCATCCCTTCCGATGCGCCATCGGGCTGCGACATCCCGCGTTGCAAAGATCGTATCGACATCGCGCCCGGCGGAATTGGTCGATGCCTCTCGATGCGCTGGTCTCGGCCCAGCCGTTCGGGCATGTTGCCCGCCCACGGAGCAAGACGAGATCGGTGATGTCTGGAGCGTTGGACGGCCTGCTGGTGGTGAGCGTCGAGCAGGCGGTGGCCGCCCCCTATTGCTCGGCGCGGCTGGCGGACGCCGGCGCGCGGGTGATCAAGATCGAGCGGCCCGAGGGCGATTTCGCACGCGGCTACGATGGCTATGTGCACGGTCTGGCGAGCTACTTCGTCTGGCTGAATCGCGGCAAGCAGTCGGTCGTGCTCGACTTCAAGAGGAAGGACGACCTCGCGCTGCTCCATCGCCTGATCGGCAAGTCGGATGTGCTGATCCAGAACCTGGCGCCCGGCGCCGCGCAGCGAGCGGGCTTCGGCGCGGCGGAGATGCGCGCCAGGGACAAGCGCCTGATCACTGTCGACATCTCGGGCTACGGCGATCACGGCCCTTACAAGGACCGCCGCGCCTACGACCTCCTGGTGCAGGCCGAGAGCGGCATGGCCTCGATCACCGGCACCGAGCATGCGCCGGGCCGCATCGGCGTCTCGGCGACCGACATCGGGACCGGCATGTACGCCCATGCGGCGGTACTCGAGGCGCTGCTGGCGCGGACGAAGACGGGCGAGGGCCGCGCCATTTCAGTGTCGCTCTTCTCCTCGATGGCCGAGTGGATGAGCGTGCCGTTGCTCGCCAAGGACTACGGCGCCTACGACTGGCCGCGGCTCGGCCTCACCCATCCCACGATCGCGCCTTATGGCGTCTATTCGACCGCGGACAAGGTGCCGGTGCTGATCTCGATCCAGAACGACCGCGAGTTCACGCGGCTCTGCGAGGGCGTGCTCGACCGGCCGGGTCTCGACCGCGAGCCCGAGTTCGCCACCAACAAGGCGCGCAACGCGCGGCGCGACGAGACCAATGCCATCGTGCAGCAGAGCTTCGGTGCCCAGCGCTTCGCCGATCTCGCCGCCCGCCTCGACGCCGCACAGATCGCCTGGGCGCGCGTGAGCAGCGTGGCCGACCTGTCGCAGCATCCGCAGCTTCGGCGCACGATGTTCGGCACGCCGAACGGCGAGGTGTCGCTGCCGGCGCTCGCCGCCTCCTATCCGGGCGAGCCGGCACGTCTCGGTGACGTGCCGGCGCTGGGCCAGCATACCGACCAGGTGCGGCGCGAGTTCGCCGCTTGAGCGACCGCTGGCGCACGATCGTCCGGCTGTCGGGTTTCGGCGCCGGCTACTTCTTCGCGGCCGGCGCCTTCATGAGCTACTGGCCGGTCTGGCTGCGCCACCGCGGCATATCGGACGCCGAGATCGGCACGCTTTACATGACGCGCCAGTTCGTGAGCGTGGGCGCCACGCTGGCGATCGGCTTCCTCGCCCACCGCATCGGCAATTTGCGCGGCATGCTGCTGGCGCTGGGCGTCGCCGCGCT is a genomic window containing:
- a CDS encoding acyl-CoA dehydrogenase family protein, whose translation is MDLAFTAEEQKFADEVRAFVKANLPADVRDKVKNGKHLDRDDYMRWQQALGKKGWLVYTWPRKHGGPGFTPAERYIFENVCAEEYAPGIIPFGTKMVGPVIYTFGTDEQKAKFLPAIRESTVWWCQGYSEPGSGSDLASLRTKAEKQGDHYIVNGSKTWNTMGHWADWIFCLVRTDPRAKPQEGISFLLIDMKTPGITVKPIIMMDGGHEVNEVFFDNVKVPVANLVGKENEGWTCAKFLLANERLGIAAVPQSKRGVEALKDIARAERENGKPLIENQGFAEKIADLEIQVTALEFTELRVLSQMAQGGQPGPEVSGLKIRGSEIQQRITELTMEAVGEYAAPYLPELLWHGANEAPVGPEYAHLAAPRYFNNRKTTIYGGSNEIQKGIISKMVLGL
- a CDS encoding CaiB/BaiF CoA-transferase family protein, which gives rise to MSGALDGLLVVSVEQAVAAPYCSARLADAGARVIKIERPEGDFARGYDGYVHGLASYFVWLNRGKQSVVLDFKRKDDLALLHRLIGKSDVLIQNLAPGAAQRAGFGAAEMRARDKRLITVDISGYGDHGPYKDRRAYDLLVQAESGMASITGTEHAPGRIGVSATDIGTGMYAHAAVLEALLARTKTGEGRAISVSLFSSMAEWMSVPLLAKDYGAYDWPRLGLTHPTIAPYGVYSTADKVPVLISIQNDREFTRLCEGVLDRPGLDREPEFATNKARNARRDETNAIVQQSFGAQRFADLAARLDAAQIAWARVSSVADLSQHPQLRRTMFGTPNGEVSLPALAASYPGEPARLGDVPALGQHTDQVRREFAA
- a CDS encoding arabinose transporter encodes the protein MNNPLTSVRLPLLPVTVVVFIAFLTMGLAMPILPLHVHHTLGMGETMVGVVAGAQFAAALLSRIQAGLLSDTRGAKRSTQVGLLAAALTGIVYYASLLLLQAPVASVVVLIVGRLLIGCAESFIVTGTLTWGVALVGPQNAGKVIAWVGIAMYAAYAVGAPIGVYIYGHYGFWGIAGATVLVPLVAFACALPLAPVAPPTARRAPFYKVIGAVWLPGLGLAFCSVGLGAITAFIALLYSNKGWGGTSLIFTIFGIAFIGARIFFSHLPDKIGGARVALVCVLIEAAGQFLIWQAPAPTIAYVGAALTGFGYSLAFPGFGVEAVRVAPPQSRGMAMGAYVAFLDISLGLAGPLLGIVGHRFSIAAIYLASGVVVFSAAPVAAALLTARSAPSPT
- a CDS encoding acyl-CoA dehydrogenase family protein encodes the protein MDLSLSDEQKQLQDAAERFVRDKYTFENRRKIAAAERGWLPENWAQMAELGWLGMSFKEEDGGYGGGPIETMIVMEQFGKGLVLEPFLPTVVLGGGLIAAAGSKAQKEALLAPMIEGKKQFAFAWLERQSRYNLADVSLKATKEGKGWSLSGHKGVVYNAASADEIIVLARTAGSPREEKGLTLFVVDGKAKGLSRRDYPTQDALRASELTFDKVSVGADAVLGKVDGAFPVVEEAVDRAIVALCAEATGCMDAINAATLEYIKTRKQFGQPIGKFQVLQHRMVDCFTNAQEARSMTLMATLKIDDKDPVVRRKAASGAKVQIGKSGKFCGQSAVQMHGGMGVTDELSVSHYFKRLTMIDLMFGNQQHHLTRYSHLAMAA
- a CDS encoding acyl-CoA dehydrogenase family protein produces the protein MDLTLNPEHKAFADEVRAFAERHLSPATRAKTFSGKHYDRADHVEWQQALGRQGWLAYTWPKKYGGPGWDVTRRFLFENVLAEEGAPRIIPFGVKMVGPVIYTFGSDEQKERFLPGIRTSEVQWCQGYSEPGAGSDLANLRTRAVREGDHYIVNGQKTWTSFAHWADWIFCLVRTDPDAKPQEGISFLLIDMKTPGVTVRPIVMLDGAHHVNDVFFDNVKVPVANRIGKEGEGWTCAKFLLANERLGIAEVPASKRGVRSLRDIARAEPQDGRTLADDPAFAAKIADIDLQVQALEMSELRALSTMALGGAPGPEVSTLKIRGSEIQQRIAELAMEAVGEYAQPYQPGMLFQNTNETPVGPDHAPPAAPRYFNMRKTSIYGGSNEIQKNIVSKMVLGL
- a CDS encoding CoA transferase; the encoded protein is MPGPLAGVKVIDLTAVLLGPFATQHLADMGADVIKVEPPEGDLLRASGAAMSRDKNMGPIYMAANRNKRSICLDLKKPAAVEVLKGMIRTADLFIHNSRPAAVERLGLGYEDLKKINPSIVYAYSLGYARRGPYGHKPAFDDLVQGVSGAASLQSRVDGLPPKFMPSLVADKTTGLHLCIAVLGALYHRKCTGEGQMIEVPMLETLASFWLTEHLFGATWTPPRGDMGYDRIINKYRHPFPTRDGYICALPYTDQHWITFFELAGRPDLAKEKRFIDRNERARHFSELYQVLASLLEHRSTVEWLEMFDKADIPAMPVHSMEQLLEDPHLNATGFFTEREHPSEGPIKTFASPLDFEKTKVEYRHHAPRLGGDGVEVLREAGLSDAEIDKLRSEKALIVP